The genomic stretch GTGGTGATTACCACCTTTGTGATTGTTGTTTTTGCTGAAATCATTCCCAAATTAGTTGCCTTGGCTTCGGCAGATAATTTTGCCCGCATTGCCAGCCTGCCATTGCTCTTAATCAGTTACATTTTTTATCCGGCCGTGTGGTTAATCGAGAAACTTACGTTCCTCATCACAAAAAAACACAGTCTGGATTCTCATCTTTTGCCGCGCCTTACCACCGAGGAATTTCATAATCTGATTCAATCCCGCCACTCGCAGCACAGCCTGGACGAAAACGAAAAGCAAATGCTGGTGGGTCTCTTCAGGTTTCGCGAGGCAAAACTTACCGAAATCTATGTGCCGCGTGTGAAAGTTGTGGCAATTGAGGCGTCTCAATCTTTGGACGCGCTGAGAGAATTAATTACCAGTTGTGGACATTCCCGCATTCCTGTGTATCGCGAAACGATTGATGATATAATCGGTGTGATTCACGCCAAGGACTTGCTGCTCTATCCTGAAAAAAGGACACTTACAGAGCTGATGCGACAAGCTTGGTTTGTCACCGAGAATATGAAAGTGCAAGCCCTGCTCAACCAGTTTAAAATCAGAAAGATGCAGATGGCTGTGGTTGTGGACGAATATGGCGGCACATCCGGTATCATTTCTCTTGAAGACATTTTGGAAGAGATTGTGGGCGAAATCCATGATGAATATGATCATGAGGAAATTCCTGAATTTGAACGGGTTGACCTTAAAACCTGCAAAGTGAGCGGTTCCTACAGCATTCGCCAATTCAATCAAGAATTCAATTCTGCCATCGATACCGACGAATATGACAATGTGGCAGAATATCTGCTTTCCGTGTTCAACCATGTTCCCGTCGCAGGAGAAACTCATAATTTGGACGGAAATTTGGTATTCAAGATTTTGGAAAGCGATGGGAAAAGCATTAAACAGGTAGAGGTCATTCAATATGAGGATGTTACGGATTAACAATGTCCCAAAACTTGAGCCCAAAACCCAGAAATAAAGCGACAATACGTTTTGTGCTTCCTGTGGTTTTGTGGGTGGCAGTCATTTGGACCGTATCATCCCTACCCGGGAGACATCTGCCTTCTGGTAAAATTGTTGGCTTTGACAAAGTGGCGCATTTTTCAATTTATTTTGTTCTTGGTATATTAACAAACCGGCTTTTGAAGGGATTTGGGATAGCCACAAAAAGAGTTTGGTGGATTTATCTGATCCTGGTTGTCAGCGCCGCTTTGGACGAACTCCACCAATATTTCATTCCTCAGAGATCCGTGAGCGTTTGGGATTTTGCGGCAAACGCGGCGGGTCTGGGAACTGCATTTGCGGTTTTTTGGATTGTCCGTGATCGAAGTTAAAAATCTAAGCCTCAGTTTTGACAATCAGCCCATTTTGCGAGACATCAGTTTTCAGTTGGAGAATGGACAAAATTTGGTCATTATCGGGAGGAGCGGCTCGGGAAAAACTGTATTGATAAAAACCATGATGGGGATTTTCCAGCCTGATTTTGGATGGGTGCGCGTGGATGGCAGCGAAGTTGTTTGTGGTGGAACTCGAACGAACACAGATGTTTGCCATAGTTTCGCCATGGTTTTTCAGAATTCCGCCCTTTTGGATTCCTACACTGTTTTTCAAAACGTGGCTCTTCCACTCTACGAAAGAGGGGAGATGGACTTTGAGACCATCCAGAAAAAAGTGAGTGAAAGCCTTGCCGTGGTTGGGCTTGAAGGGATCGAAAACAAATTTCCTGCAGACCTTAGCGGTGGCATGCGCAAAAGAGTTGGTATCGCCAGAGCTTTGGTATATGAACCGCGCTACATCATTTTTGATGAACCGACCTCAGGATTGGACCCCATCACAGCCGCTGAAGTTTTATTCTACATCACCCAGATCATAAATTCTGGCAAGGCGACAACAATCACAATCACCCACGATACCCGGGATTTACAAAACATTGGCGACCAAATGTTGTTTTTGGAAAAAGGAGAGCTGAGATATTTTGGCCCTCTAAATCAAGTCCATCAAAGCCAGGACCCGTTGATGCGGCAATTTCTGAATATGGGCACAAATGACACTTTTTTCGAGATTCAAAAATGACGAAAAAAGCGCCAAATCAGCTTTTAATGCTGGCTTTTCTGACAGCCACTGCCTGTAGCATCCATGTTTTTGAAAGTTTGATTATGCGGCTGATGCCACTTCCGTTCATCAGGCTGGGTCTGTCAAACATTGTTGTCATGTATCTGCTGTTCGAAAAAAAGATTCTGCCGGCTATTGTGGTTGCCATTACCAAATCTCTGGTCGGTGGCGCGGTAACTTTTTCTCTGCTGTCCCCTGCAACATTATTATCTTTGGGGGGAGGATTGGCCGCGGTTTTTGCCATGTGGATAGCAATTGCAGTGAGGTTTGGTTTCACAGAGTATGGGGTTAGCGTAACCGGCGCTGTTGCTCACAATCTAACCCAATTGGTTTTGGTTCAAACCGTGGTTCTGCCTGGAACCCGAGTTTTTATGTTGACACCATTGCTGCTGTTTTTAGGCTTGCTCAGTGGGATTCTGACCGCATGGATTTTGGTTTTGATAAAATCAAGATATCAGCGGCAAATAAATGGTAAAAAAATGCAAAATGAATAAAGAAAAACTAATGAAAATCCTCAGGATACTGGGAATAGTTGGCTGTGTTTTGATCGGCTTCATCATCGGTATATTTTGGTATTATCAAGATGACTTGCCTCCCACAGCGGAGCTGAAAAACTATACTCTGCGCACCGGCAGCGAGGTTTATGACCGCAGCGGCAGGATGGTCTATCTTTTCGCGTATGAAAAAAGAAAGCTGGTTTCGCTCAAAGAGTTGCCACCGCATTTGATTGATGCGCTTTTGGTTACGGAAGACAAACGTTTCCGCTATCACCTGGGTGTGGACCCAATCGGCATCATGCGTGCTTTTTTTGCAGACCTGAAGTCCGGCCGCTACTCTCAGGGTGCCAGCACCATCACCCAACAAACAGCCAGAAATATGTTTCTCACCAAGGATAAAACCATGGCCCGCAAACTGAAGGAAATGGTTTTGGCTTTCAAAATTGAAACGGCGTTCACCAAAAACGAAATCCTTGAGATTTATCTGAATATGATCTTTTGGGGCAAAGACAATCATGGGGTTGAGACCGCTTCCCTGCGCTATTTTAATAAACATGCCCGGGATTTGAGCCTGCCGGAATCAGCATTGTTGGTGGGGATGATCCAGCGCCCCAATGTTTATGACCCCCTGAAATATCCGGAAGCCGCTAAAGCGCGTCGGGACAGAGTCTTGGAGAGGATGCGCAAAGCCCGCAAAATCAGTGAAGCAGAATATCTGGATGCCATTGCCACGCCCGTAAATTCTCAGGACGGAGGCAGCTATGCCCGTTTTTCTTCGGACTATTTCATTGAACGCGTACGCAGTTACATGGAAAATAAATATGGAACGGAACGTCTCTATGAGGGTGGGCTAAAGATATACACCACACTCGATACCGATATGTCTTCCGCCGCGGATTCTCTTTTTAACAGCTATTTGACACGAGTGGAAAACAGTGGCGGTTTTCCCAATAAATTCTCTTCCGTACCCAAGGATGCCCGGGACATCGATACCAAATATATTCAGGGTGGACTTGCCCTGATTGAAAACAAAACCGGGCATGTGCTTGTTTTACTGGGAGGACGAAGTTTTGAACACAGCAAATTCAATCGCATAACTCAAGCCAAAAGACAGCCTGGCTCTGCCATTAAACCGATTTATTATACGCTGGCACTGGAACGGGGCTATCATCCTGCAAAGATTTTGCCTGATGCGCCCATAACAATTGGAGACTGGTCGCCTCACAACGCAAACCGCAGCTACCATGGAAATACTCGCATGAGAGTGGCACTGCAATGGTCTTACAACACTTGGGCTGTACGTTGCGCTCAGGATATCGGACTTGATGCCGTGAATGAATCATTCAGCAGGTTTGGATTGAATGTGAAGGCAGGAGATCTGACTGCCGCTCTTGGAGCTTATGAAGTTACACCGCTAAATTTGATTGCCGGTTACACCGCTTTTCCGAATGATGGTGTGCGGGTCAATCCGGTTTTTGTGACCAAGGTGGAGGACATGAAGGGCAAAGTGCTGGAAAGATCAAGTCCGCAAAAATCCCGCGTTTGCTCTCCTCAGGTTGCGTATTTAATGACCAGCATGCTGCAAACTGTGGCCCAATCCGGAACGGGAGGTTCGTCCCGAAGTGGATATTCCTGGCCCAGCGCAGGCAAGACAGGTACCACAAACAATAATAATGATTCCTGGTTTATCGGGTTCAACAAAGCCTATACCATGGGCATTTGGACTGGTTACGACAGCAGAAGGCACAAAGTTGGCCAAGCACTTGCAGCCAGCACCTGGGGTCCAATTATGGCAAAAATGATAAAAATTGAAAACAATGGACGAACCCCTGCCGCCAATGATTCTCGCTATGCATTTGTGGAACCACCCCGGATCGTTCATTTGAATATAAACCCTGCCACAGGCCAAGTTGTGCGAGGGGGTGGCATCCCGGAAATCTTTGCTGAAGGCAACGAGCCTTCAGTGTCTCGAGATTCCCTGGGTTACAGTTATCCTGCTGGCTCTGGTTTCCACGATCAGTTTGAAGAGGATCTTTAAAACATAACAAAATGCAGGATCACGAATTATGATTATATTTGATGACTATCGCACAGCGGCATTTTATCCCTTGACCCAGAACAGATGTTTGGGAGATCTTCGCTGCGGCATTTTAAAGCTGCGGCAGAGGCTGGAACAGTTTTTGGACGACAGGGACGATGTTGAAATCTGGATGGATCCTCTTTTGGCGAAACTTTATCAGCAGCGTCAGCCCCAATGGCTTGTAAACCAACCCGCCTCAGAAGGTGATTTACTTGTGAATTCCAGGCTGAAAGTGGATCAAAACTCGATTGAGGCGGTCAAACGCCTTATAGTGGGACAATGTCTTGCCAAACAGAATGATGTCATCGCTCTAAAGACAAATCAAAAGCTTAGCCGCATTCCACAGCTTTCCGAACTCCGCGAGATGGGTTTTCAGATTATCGAAAGTGATGTTGCACTGTATCAAGACTTAAGCGACCTCATTCACGACAACGACCGCCTGCTGCGTTTCGATTTTGAACACCTGTTTTATGATAACGAAAACTATTTTGAAACCGAACCCGGCGTTACAGCTCTAAACCCATACAGCATCTGGATTGGAGAGGGAGTGTCTCTGAAACCGGGAGTGGTTTTGGATGCTTCCGACGGTCCAATAATCTTGGATCAGGGGGCAAAAGTCTTGGCAAATGCTGTGATTATGGGGCCGGCATTTATAGGGAAAAATTCAGTGGTAAAAATTGGCGCGAAAATTTATGGCGGAAGCTCGATCGGACCTGTCTGCAAAGTGGGCGGAGAGATTGAAAGCAGTATTTTTCAGGCCTATTCAAATAAGCAGCACGATGGCTTTTTAGGCCATAGTATTGTGGGGGAGTGGGTTAACATCGGCGCGGACACAAATAACAGTGACCTCAAAAACACATATCGCAGCGTGGGTTTTCATTCCTACCTTGCAGGCGGCAGAGTCGATTCCGGTAAAATGTTTTTGGGTGCCATGATTGGCGATCACGTCAAGCTTGGCATAAACGTGAGCCTGAACACCGGCTCTGTAATCGGCATTGGATCAAACCTTTGGGGATCCGAACTCATCTCTGGCTTCGTTCCAGATTTTTCCTGGGGAACCGCATCCAAGCTCGATAAATACCGTTTTGACAGATTTTGTGATACGGCGGCAAGGGTAAAAGCCCGCCGCAATCTGGAATTTAGCCCGGAGGAAACTGAACTTTACCAAGCCATTTATACGAGGACAAAGAATTGAAAATTTCTGAAGCAGAAATGCAAGAATACATTGAAGTGGAATTCCGGACAGGAAGATTGGGATACTATCAAAACCATGGTGAATTGAGCATAGATCCGGAAGAGCTGATTATTGTGGAAGTGGAACGCGGGGAAGATATTGCTCAGGTTACACATCTCAGCATTGGCGAACAAGAAATAAACCCTCAGCCTGGCAGCGGAGGCAGAATCTACAAAATCAAGCGCGTTGCCACGGAGCAGGACATTGAAAAACTACGGAACCTGCCTTTTGAAGAAGAAAAAGCCGCGCAGAGTTTCCGAGACATTCTGAGGCGCTATCCCTTTGAAATGAAATTAATTGAAACCGTCTATCAATTTGATGGCAACAAGCTTACCTTTTTCTTTTCAGCGGATGGACGCATCGATTTCAGGGTTTTCGTGCGGGAACTGGCAAATGTTTTCCGCACCAGAATAGAATTGCATCAAACCACTGGGCGTGACGAAGCCAAACGCATGGGCGGCTTTGGAATGTGCGGAATCCAGTTTTGCTGTGGCAGTTTTTTGAAACGTTTCAGCCAGGTCACCATCAAAATGGCAAAGGATCAAAATTTGGCGGGAAACTTGGCAAAAATCTCCGGACCCTGCGGGCGTCTGCTTTGTTGCCTGAATTTTGAAGAAGATTTCTATGTGGAGGAATCCAAGGATTATCCCATCCCAGGCACCTGCGTGGAATTGGAAGGCAAACGCTTATACGTCTTCAGAAACGATGTTTTGAACAAACGCGTGCATTTGTCTGACGAAAACCAGATGCTCACCGAGCTTGAGCTAACGGATTTCAACAAGCTACAAGTTGTCTCCGCGCCTGATATTGAGCAATGCTGAACTCTTTTTACGGGATTCTGCCCCAGGACCTCGAAAGCTTTTTTGCCAGTGGTTTTCCAGCCTACCGGGTGCGGCAGCTTTTAAGCTGGGTCTATCGCAAATATATCTTCGACCCGGCTCAGATGACAGACCTCGACAAAGGCTTCAAAGCTGCGTTGGAAGCGGCTTTCGATCTTTCAATGCCCGAGCTTGCCGAAAAGCATCTTTCCCGGGATGGAAGCACAAAATACAGGTTGATTCTTGCAGACGGTGCCCAGATAGAAATGATTTTGATGCCAGAGGGAAAAAAGCGCACCTTGTGTGTTTCCAGCCAAGTGGGCTGCGCGCGCGCCTGCGCGTTTTGCGCCACCGGCAGGATGAAAAAAAGGCGCAATCTCCAAACCCACGAAATTGTGCAGCAAATTCTGTTGGCAGCCAGTGATTCCGATGCTCCGCTAACCAATATCGTTTTCATGGGTATGGGCGAGCCGCTTGATAATCTGGACAGCGTTTTTGATGCCTTGACCCTCATCCAACATCAAGCTACTCTGGCT from Candidatus Cloacimonadota bacterium encodes the following:
- the vanZ gene encoding VanZ family protein — translated: MSQNLSPKPRNKATIRFVLPVVLWVAVIWTVSSLPGRHLPSGKIVGFDKVAHFSIYFVLGILTNRLLKGFGIATKRVWWIYLILVVSAALDELHQYFIPQRSVSVWDFAANAAGLGTAFAVFWIVRDRS
- a CDS encoding PBP1A family penicillin-binding protein, yielding MKILRILGIVGCVLIGFIIGIFWYYQDDLPPTAELKNYTLRTGSEVYDRSGRMVYLFAYEKRKLVSLKELPPHLIDALLVTEDKRFRYHLGVDPIGIMRAFFADLKSGRYSQGASTITQQTARNMFLTKDKTMARKLKEMVLAFKIETAFTKNEILEIYLNMIFWGKDNHGVETASLRYFNKHARDLSLPESALLVGMIQRPNVYDPLKYPEAAKARRDRVLERMRKARKISEAEYLDAIATPVNSQDGGSYARFSSDYFIERVRSYMENKYGTERLYEGGLKIYTTLDTDMSSAADSLFNSYLTRVENSGGFPNKFSSVPKDARDIDTKYIQGGLALIENKTGHVLVLLGGRSFEHSKFNRITQAKRQPGSAIKPIYYTLALERGYHPAKILPDAPITIGDWSPHNANRSYHGNTRMRVALQWSYNTWAVRCAQDIGLDAVNESFSRFGLNVKAGDLTAALGAYEVTPLNLIAGYTAFPNDGVRVNPVFVTKVEDMKGKVLERSSPQKSRVCSPQVAYLMTSMLQTVAQSGTGGSSRSGYSWPSAGKTGTTNNNNDSWFIGFNKAYTMGIWTGYDSRRHKVGQALAASTWGPIMAKMIKIENNGRTPAANDSRYAFVEPPRIVHLNINPATGQVVRGGGIPEIFAEGNEPSVSRDSLGYSYPAGSGFHDQFEEDL
- a CDS encoding HlyC/CorC family transporter, with product MDEGHLLLMILALLLLSAFFAGSETAFFSLSRIYLKKLEQKKGGSARRVLKLLRQPRRLLVTVLLGNTFGHIAISSLATLLALRIAENQANASLAMSLQVVITTFVIVVFAEIIPKLVALASADNFARIASLPLLLISYIFYPAVWLIEKLTFLITKKHSLDSHLLPRLTTEEFHNLIQSRHSQHSLDENEKQMLVGLFRFREAKLTEIYVPRVKVVAIEASQSLDALRELITSCGHSRIPVYRETIDDIIGVIHAKDLLLYPEKRTLTELMRQAWFVTENMKVQALLNQFKIRKMQMAVVVDEYGGTSGIISLEDILEEIVGEIHDEYDHEEIPEFERVDLKTCKVSGSYSIRQFNQEFNSAIDTDEYDNVAEYLLSVFNHVPVAGETHNLDGNLVFKILESDGKSIKQVEVIQYEDVTD
- a CDS encoding ATP-binding cassette domain-containing protein: MIEVKNLSLSFDNQPILRDISFQLENGQNLVIIGRSGSGKTVLIKTMMGIFQPDFGWVRVDGSEVVCGGTRTNTDVCHSFAMVFQNSALLDSYTVFQNVALPLYERGEMDFETIQKKVSESLAVVGLEGIENKFPADLSGGMRKRVGIARALVYEPRYIIFDEPTSGLDPITAAEVLFYITQIINSGKATTITITHDTRDLQNIGDQMLFLEKGELRYFGPLNQVHQSQDPLMRQFLNMGTNDTFFEIQK
- the rlmN gene encoding 23S rRNA (adenine(2503)-C(2))-methyltransferase RlmN, yielding MLNSFYGILPQDLESFFASGFPAYRVRQLLSWVYRKYIFDPAQMTDLDKGFKAALEAAFDLSMPELAEKHLSRDGSTKYRLILADGAQIEMILMPEGKKRTLCVSSQVGCARACAFCATGRMKKRRNLQTHEIVQQILLAASDSDAPLTNIVFMGMGEPLDNLDSVFDALTLIQHQATLAFSPRRATISTCGIVPGIRRLADSKIKVKLAVSLNSARDEVRDTLMPVNKLYPLSTLKRSLLYYQKKSNFRITLEYILIPDLNMAAEDLKALRKFSGDLSCKINFIPYNQVPGLPYKTPTEDEIQAFMAKARELPQAVMLRRSKGTDISGACGQLVTDASAKQTGEKNEQN
- a CDS encoding Tpl protein produces the protein MQEYIEVEFRTGRLGYYQNHGELSIDPEELIIVEVERGEDIAQVTHLSIGEQEINPQPGSGGRIYKIKRVATEQDIEKLRNLPFEEEKAAQSFRDILRRYPFEMKLIETVYQFDGNKLTFFFSADGRIDFRVFVRELANVFRTRIELHQTTGRDEAKRMGGFGMCGIQFCCGSFLKRFSQVTIKMAKDQNLAGNLAKISGPCGRLLCCLNFEEDFYVEESKDYPIPGTCVELEGKRLYVFRNDVLNKRVHLSDENQMLTELELTDFNKLQVVSAPDIEQC
- a CDS encoding Gx transporter family protein, which gives rise to MTKKAPNQLLMLAFLTATACSIHVFESLIMRLMPLPFIRLGLSNIVVMYLLFEKKILPAIVVAITKSLVGGAVTFSLLSPATLLSLGGGLAAVFAMWIAIAVRFGFTEYGVSVTGAVAHNLTQLVLVQTVVLPGTRVFMLTPLLLFLGLLSGILTAWILVLIKSRYQRQINGKKMQNE